The genomic window ACTGGTAGTTGAGCCCGGCGATGAACTGGCTGCCGATGAAGCCGAGCGAGGTCGCAACGCCGCCGATCGTCGCGAAGACGGCGAGGATGTCGACGACCTTCGCGACCGGGCCGTCGAGGTTCTCCTTCCCGATGATCGGCGTCAGCGCCGACGAGACCCGGAGCGGGACGTTATCGTAGTTGTACGCGAAGTAGGAGATCGCCAGCCCCATGATCGTGAACACGGCCAGCTGGGGGAGCGCCCAGTGGAACAGCGTCTGCTGTATCGCGATCGGGATCGCCTCGCTCGTGCCGCCCTCGACGCCGAACAGCGGCGACGGGTTGTCGTAGTAGAACAGCGCCTCCGTCGGGCCCCAGAACACGACACCTGCCGCGAACCCGGCGGAGTACAGCATCGCGAAGTACGACAGGAAGCTGTACTCGGGGTCCGAGTCCCCCATCTTGATCTTCCCCCACGGTCCGACGATCAAGAACAGCAGGAAGAGGACGATCAGGAACACGATCACCAGCAGCGCCCAGTTCAGGTACGTGACCACCCAGCTGTAGACCGTTCCGATCGTCTCCGTGACGAGCGTCTCGTTGACGAAGAACGCGCCGATCACGCCGACGGTCAGCAACGCCCCGAACGCGAAGACGATCGGGTCGATCTCGTCGAGGAACTCCTCGACCATCCCCTGACTTCCGTCGCTCATCCCGTTTCACCCCCGGAGATCGGGTGAACTGGTCGACCGTGACTCCACGTACCGTTCGCCATGCTGCGTGATGGCATACCGCCACCATTAACGGCGTATACAATAAGTGTTTCTCTAGTAGCGAATCGATCCACGCATTGTGTTTACCCGATGTGAAACCGGGAAGCACGCTGCTATCGGTAAAACGGGTGTATGTCGGGCCGTCGTCGCCCGTGCATCTCACGAACGGGCGGTAACGGGAGAAAAATCCCTGCGGTTGACCACTCAAGCGACCTCTCAATATTCGCTTACATCGGGACGAACCGGCCCCGATCGATGTCAGTTCGGCGGCTCCCGGCTCCGGGGGTCCGCGGATCGCGAGCGGGGACCTTGCCGGCGACTCGTCGGCTACTGCTTCGTCAGTTCTTCAACCGTCCGGTCGCGTGCCTGTTCGCTCTCCGCGACCCGCGACGCGAACTCGTCGACGCTGTCTTTGATCTCCTCGCGGGTCGCCTCCGGCGAGAACTCGTCCGACATCGTGAGCAGTCGGACGAACGCCCGCAGTTCCTCGTCGGTTATCTGGGCGAACTCGTCGTTTTCCAGCTTGTCGACGACTTCGTCGACGTCTATCTGGCCGACCGGGTCGACGTTGAACTCGACGTTGACCATCCGGTAGTTCGACCCCGCGAGCGTCTGCTCGGCCTTCCCGACGCCCTCCGACAGCATGTCCTTGAACGGCGTGTAGTACCCCATCGTCCCGAGGTGGAGGAAGGCGAGCATGTCCGTGATCCCCTGGGTCAGCGCCTCGCGCTCGTCGTCGTCCGGGTCGAACACGGTGTTTCGGTCCCGCTCCTCCAGATACTCGAAGATGATGCTGAAATCGAGTATCGCGTTCTGGATCCGGCGGCGGATCCGATTCCGCTTCTGTTTCTTCGAGTGTTCGGTGTAGTCGGTCTTCCGGCCGAGCAGGAAGTCGCGGTCGGAGGGCGTGAGTATCCCGCGGGGTCGGTCGGAGTCGGCCGCCGTCCGTAGCTGCTCCGGCACGTCGTTCCCGTCCATACACGAAAAGCGCGTACCCGATCGGATTAATGGTTGTGATCGGTGCAACGGTGGGACAACCGGTGGCGTTCAGTCAACCGCTGTCCGGCGAGATAGCGCTCCAGATCGCCCCCCGCGGCGCGGTCTGCCCGGGTCACGGTCTCACTGTCTCGGGCGGCCGACCGTCGCCGTCGGCCGCCGGTCCACGATTATCGTATCCGGTCGCCGTCCCGGTAGCGCCGCGACAGTTCGACGACGGCGTCGCTCACCAGTTCGACGCCGATGGGGAGGCTCGCCTCGTCCACGTCGAACGTCGGCGTGTGGTGGTTCGTCGGGTGGTCGGTCCCGACGATGAGATACGACGCCAGGCCGCCGCGCTCACGGACGCGCTCCATGAGGTACGCCACGTCCTCGCTCGCGCCGAACTCCGCGGACGGCACCACGGTGTCGACGCCTGTAACGTCCGCCGCCACCTCCGAGACTAGCTCCCGGAGCGCCGGGTCGCTGTCGGCGCGGGGCGACTCGCTGACGACCCGGACGGTCACGTCGCAGTCGTACATCTCTGCCGCACCGTACAGTACCCGCTCCAGTTCGGTCCGCGTGTACTCCATCAGCGCGGTCGTCTCGCCGCGTATCTCGCCGGTCAGCGTTACCTCCTCGGCGACGACGTTGCTCGCGGTGCCGCCCTCGACGTGGCCGAAGTTGACCCGCGTCATTCCGTCCTCGTGGCGCGGGATGGCGTACGCGTTCTGGACCGCCGCCGCCATCGCCTGCATGGCGTTTGCCCCCTCGTTGGGCGACTTCCCGGCGTGGGCGCTAGCACCCTCGAACGTCGCCGTCAGGTGGGCCATCGCCAGCGGCTTGTCGACGCCGGCGACGACGGTGCCGGTCGGGTGTTCGAGGCCGACGTGGAGCGCGAACAGGTAGTCCACGTCGTCGACGTGGCCGCTCCGGGCCATCGACTTGCCGCCGCCGGATATCTCCTCGGCCGGCTGGAACACCACCTTGAACGTCCCCGTGAACCCGCTGTCTTTCACCGTCGCCAGCACGCCGAGACCGATCGCGACGTGGGCGTCGTGGCCGCAGGCGTGCATGTGCCCCTCGTGCTCCGACCGGAACCCCTCGTCGGCCGGCCGATGGCCCGGTTCGTCAGCCTCCGTCAGTGAGATGGCGTCCAGATCCACCCGGAGCGCGACGGTCGGCCCCTCGCCCGCCTCAAGCGTCGCGATCGCGCCGGTGTGACCGCCGGCGGTCCTGTCCAGCAGGTCGGGGTCGACGCCGGCCTGCCGGGCGCGTTCCAGCCAGGGCTCGACCTCCGCCCGCGTCGGCTCGGCCATCCGCTCCTCGGTGGCGTGGGCCTCACGTCCCACGGCCAGGTCGTCGACGCCGATCCGCTCTACCTCCTCGACGATACGAGCAGTCGTCTGAAACTCCCGCCACCCCGGTTCGGGCCGCCGGTGGAACTCGCGCCGCAGATCCCGCAACCGGTTTCGCACGTCGAAGAACATCTTCGACGGTGGTTTCGCCCGGAGCTACTTAACTATAACCAGCTACTGTGTAGTCTGTTGTCGGTTAAAGTTGAGACATCGCCGGGAAGTGGTGGCGTCCGAACCGGCCGCGACGGCGCTCCCGGCGGACGACGCCGTCACGGACGCGTGGTCCGCAGCAGCCACGT from Halostella salina includes these protein-coding regions:
- a CDS encoding amidohydrolase codes for the protein MFFDVRNRLRDLRREFHRRPEPGWREFQTTARIVEEVERIGVDDLAVGREAHATEERMAEPTRAEVEPWLERARQAGVDPDLLDRTAGGHTGAIATLEAGEGPTVALRVDLDAISLTEADEPGHRPADEGFRSEHEGHMHACGHDAHVAIGLGVLATVKDSGFTGTFKVVFQPAEEISGGGKSMARSGHVDDVDYLFALHVGLEHPTGTVVAGVDKPLAMAHLTATFEGASAHAGKSPNEGANAMQAMAAAVQNAYAIPRHEDGMTRVNFGHVEGGTASNVVAEEVTLTGEIRGETTALMEYTRTELERVLYGAAEMYDCDVTVRVVSESPRADSDPALRELVSEVAADVTGVDTVVPSAEFGASEDVAYLMERVRERGGLASYLIVGTDHPTNHHTPTFDVDEASLPIGVELVSDAVVELSRRYRDGDRIR